A single genomic interval of Paralichthys olivaceus isolate ysfri-2021 chromosome 7, ASM2471397v2, whole genome shotgun sequence harbors:
- the cnot1 gene encoding CCR4-NOT transcription complex subunit 1 isoform X12 — protein MNLDSLSLALSQISYLADNLTKKNYRASQQEIQHIVNRHGPEADRHLLRCLFSHVDFSGDGKSSGKDFHQTQFLIQECVSLISKPNFISTLCYAIDNPLHYQKSLKPSAHLFTQLSKVLKLSKVQEVIFGLALLNSSNTDLRGFAAQFIKQKLPDLLRSYVDADLGGNQEGGFQDIAIEVLHLLLSHLLFGQKGASGVGQEQIDAFLKTLCRDFPQERCPVVLAPLLYPEKRDILMDRILPDSGELAKTMMESSLSEFMQEVGYGFCASVDECRNIILQYGVREVTASQVARVLGMMARTHSGLTDGIPLQSISAPGSGIWSDGKDKNDGSQAHTWNVEVLIDVVKEVNPNLNFKEVTYELDHAGFIIRDSKGLQIVVYGIQRGLGIEVFPVDLIYRPWKHAEGQLSFIQHSLMSPEVFCFADYPCHNVATDILKAPPEDDNRGIATWKSLDLVESLLRLSEVGQYEQVKQLFSFPIKHCPDMLVLALLQISTSWHTLRHELISTLMPIFLGNHPNSAIILHYAWHGQGQSPSIRQLIMHSMAEWYMRGEQYDQAKLSRILDVAQDLKSLSMLLNGTPFAFVIDLAALASRREYLKLDKWLTDKIREHGEPFIQACVTFLKRRCPSIMGGLAPDKDQPKSAQLPPETLATMLACLQSCAGSVSQELSETILTMVANCSNVMNKARQPPPGVMPKGRAPSTSSLDAISPVQMDPLSSMGSLNLGGTATSHTQSMQGFPTSLSSAFSNPQSPAKAFPPLSNPNPSTPFGGIGSLSSQLPGMDSGPLSTGISSGIGSSLGMPTVSTDPFGTRKMSTPGLNPPTFQQSKMKASDLSQVWPEANQHFSKEIDDEANSYFQRIYNHPPHPTMSVDEVLEMLQRFKDSTIKREREVFNCMLRNLFEEYRFFPQYPDKELHITACLFGGIIEKGLVTYMALGLALRYVLEALRKPYGSKMYYFGIAALDRFKNRLKDYPQYCQHLASIAHFLQFPHHLQEYIEYGQQSRDPPVKMQGSITTPGSLALAQVQAQAQSQQPGGPKAPQPGPASTLVTTTTTTTTAAKTTTITRPTPSSFKKDVPPSINTTNIDTLLVATDQTERIVEPPENVQEKIAFIFNNLSQSNMTQKVEELKETVKDEFMPWVSQYLVMKRVSIEPNFHSLYSNFLDTLKNPEFVKMVLNETYRNIKVLLTSDKAAANFSDRSLLKNLGHWLGMITLAKNKPILYTDLEVKSLLLEAYVKGQQELLYVVPFVAKVLESSLRSMVFRPQNPWTMAIMNVLAELHQEHDLKLNLKFEIEVLCKNLSLDINDLKPGNLLKDKEKLKSLEEQLSAPKKEAKPPEELLPVSTTVFCPTGDFVPFAAPPSTPAATTTACTTTGPPTPQFSYHDINVYALAGLAPHININVNIPLLQAHPQLKQCVRQSVERAVQELVHPVVDRSIKIAMTTCEQIIRKDFALDSEESRMRVAAHHMMRNLTAGMAMITCREPLLMSIATNLKNSFAAALRAPTPQQREMMEEAAARIAQDNCELACCFIQKTAVEKAGPEMDKRLATEFELRKHARQEGRRYCDPVVLTYQAERMPEQIRLKVGGVDPKQLAVYEEFARNVPGFLPSNDLSQPTGFLAQPMKQQAWATDDVAQIYDKCMADLEQHLHAIPPALAMNPLTQALRSLLEAVALARNSRDGIAALGLLQKAVEGLLDATSGADADLLLRYRECHLLVLKALQDGRAYGPQWCNKQITRCLIECRDEYKYNVEAVELLIRNHLVNMQQYDLHLAQSMENGLHYMAVAFAMQLVKLLLVDERSVSHVTEADLFHTIETLMRTCAHSRANAPEGLPQLMDVVRSNYEAMIDRAHGGPNFMMHSGISQASEYDDPPGLREKAEYLLREWVNLYHSAAAGRDSTKAFSAFVGQMHGQGILKTDDLITRFFRLCTEMCVEISYRAQAEQQHNPAASAAIIRAKCYHNLDAFVRLIALLVKHSGEATNTVTKINLLNKVLGIVVGVLIQDHDVRQTEFQQLPYHRIFIMLLLELNAPEHVLETINFQTLTAFCNTFHILRPTKAPGFVYAWLELISHRIFIARMLAHTPQQKGWPMYAQLLIDLFKYLAPFLRNVELNKPMQILYKGTLRVLLVLLHDFPEFLCDYHYGFCDVIPPNCIQLRNLILSAFPRNMRLPDPFTPNLKVDMLSEINIAPRILTNFTGVMPSQFKKDLDSYLKTRSPVTFLSELRSNLQVSNEPGNRYNIQLINALVLYVGTQAIAHIHNKGSTPSMSTITHSAHMDIFQNLAVDLDTEGRYLFLNAIANQLRYPNSHTHYFSCTMLYLFAEANTEAIQEQITRVLLERLIVNRPHPWGLLITFIELIKNPAFKFWSHDFVHCAPEIEKLFQSVAQCCMGQKQAQQVMEGTGAS, from the exons ATGAATCTTGATTCGCTCTCGCTGGCTTTGTCTCAAATCAGCTATCTGGCGGAcaatttaacaaagaaaaactacCGAGCCAGCCAGCAAGAAATACAACAT ATTGTAAATCGTCACGGTCCTGAGGCAGACAGGCATCTATTACGCTGTCTCTTCTCCCATGTGGATTTCAGTGGCGATGGTAAAAGCAGTGGCAAAGACTTTCACCAG ACACAGTTTCTGATCCAGGAGTGTGTGTCGCTGATATCAAAGCCAAACTTTATCTCAACTCTTTGTTACGCCATAGACAATCCCCTACACTACCAGAAG AGTTTGAAGCCATCTGCCCATTTATTCACTCAACTGAGTAAAGTTCTTAAGCTCAGCAAGGTCCAAGAG gTGATATTTGGACTTGCTTTGCTCAATTCCAGCAACACAGACCTTCGTGGCTTTG CTGCACAGTTCATCAAGCAGAAACTTCCAGATCTCCTGCGGTCATACGTTGACGCTGATCTCGGAGGAAACCAGGAAGGTGGCTTTCAAGACATTGCCATAGAGGTCTTGCACCTACTGCTCTCCCATCTACTGTTTGGCCAGAAGGGAGCCAGTGGGGTAGGGCAAGAGCAGATTGACGCCTTCCTGAAGACACTTTGCCGAG ATTTCCCCCAGGAGCGCTGCCCTGTGGTGCTCGCACCACTGCTGTACCCTGAAAAACGGGACATTCTCATGGACAGGATCCTACCAGACTCGGGGGAGTTGGCTAAGACCATGATGGAGAGTTCTCTCTCAGAATTCATGCAAGAAGTTGGCTATGGCTTCTGTGCAAG TGTGGATGAGTGCAGAAATATAATCCTCCAATATGGGGTGAGGGAGGTGACGGCCAGCCAGGTAGCCAGGGTCCTGGGCATGATGGCTCGTACACACTCTGGCCTAACTGATGGTATCCCCCTACAG TCCATCTCTGCTCCAGGTAGTGGTATCTGGAGTGATGGTAAGGATAAGAACGATGGTTCGCAGGCACACACATGGAATGTCGAGGTTCTCATCGACGTTGTCAAAGAAGTT AATCCCAACCTGAACTTCAAAGAGGTGACGTACGAACTGGACCATGCAGGCTTTATAATCCGTGACAGTAAAGGCCTGCAAATTGTGGTTTATGGCATTCAGAGGGGATTGGGAATCGAGGTCTTCCCTGTCGATCTCATCTATCGGCCATGGAAACACGCAGAGGGACAG ctgTCATTCATTCAACACTCTCTGATGagtccagaagtgttttgtttcGCTGACTACCCCTGTCACAATGTGGCCACTGACATCCTCAAGGCCCCACCAGAGGATGACAACAGGGGGATTGCCACATG GAAAAGTCTGGACCTGGTCGAGAGCCTGCTCAGGCTGTCTGAGGTGGGCCAGTACGAGCAGGTGAAGCAGTTGTTCAGCTTCCCAATCAAACACTGCCCAGACATGTTGGTGTTGGCATTACTGCAGATCTCCACCTCCTGGCACACACTGCGCCATGAGCTCATCTCTACCCTAATGCCCATCTTTCTGGGCAACCACCCCAACTCTGCCATTATCCTGCACTACGCCTGGCATGGACAG GGACAGTCTCCATCCATCCGTCAGTTAATAATGCATTCGATGGCAGAGTGGTACATGAGAGGGGAGCAGTATGACCAAGCCAAGTTGTCTCGCATCCTGGATGTGGCCCAGGACTTGAAG tcTCTATCGATGCTGCTGAATGGTACTCCATTTGCCTTTGTTATTGACCTCGCTGCACTTGCCTCGCGCCGTGAATACCTCAAACTTGATAAATGGCTGACTGACAAAATCAGAGAGCATGGG gaaCCTTTTATCCAGGCGTGTGTGACATTCCTAAAGAGGCGCTGCCCATCCATTATGGGAGGTCTGGCCCCTGATAAGGACCAGCCCAAAAGTGCCCAGCTCCCGCCAGAGACCTTAGCCACCATGCTGGCCTGCCTGCAGTCCTGTGCTGG GAGTGTGTCCCAGGAGTTGTCAGAGACTATCCTCACCATGGTTGCCAACTGCAGCAATGTGATGAATAAAGCTCGGCAGCCACCACCAGGGGTGATGCCCAAGGGCCGTGCCCCCAGCACCAGCAGCCTGGATGCCATCTCACCTGTACAG ATGGACCCTCTCTCAAGCATGGGTTCCTTGAACTTAGGGGGCACAGCCACCTCACACACCCAGAGCATGCAAGGTTTCCCCACCTCACTGAGTTCAGCTTTTAGTAATCCCCAGTCCCCAGCTAAGGCCTTCCCCCCACTGTCCAACCCCAACCCCAGCACACCATTTGGGGGAATTGGCAGTCTGTCCTCACAGCTCCCTGGTATGGACTCTG GTCCCCTGAGCACAGGCATCAGCTCTGGTATTGGCTCTAGTCTGGGGATGCCAACAGTAAGCACTGACCCTTTTGGCACCAGGAAGATGAGCACACCAGGCTTGAATCCACCTACCTTTCAGCAGAGTAAGATGAAGGCCT CTGACCTTTCTCAGGTGTGGCCCGAGGCAAACCAGCACTTTAGCAAGGAGATAGATGATGAAGCAAACAGTTACTTCCAGCGCATCTACAACCACCCACCTCACCCAACCATGTCCGTGGATGAA GTACTTGAGATGCTGCAGAGGTTCAAGGATTCAACCATCAAGCGGGAGCGAGAGGTGTTCAACTGCATGCTTCGGAACCTGTTTGAGGAATATCGGTTCTTCCCCCAGTACCCAGACAAGGAGCTGCACATCACTGCCTGCCTTTTTGGTGGAATTATCGAGAAGGGTCTTGTCACCTACATGGCCCTTGGCTTAGCCCTCCGATATGTCCTTGAAGCCTTAAGAAAACCCTACGGATCCAAAATGTATTACTTTGGAATAGCTGCCCTAGATAGGTTCAAAAACAG ACTAAAGGACTATCCTCAGTATTGTCAACACTTGGCTTCAATTGCCCACTTCTTGCAGTTCCCCCACCATTTACAAGAG TATATCGAGTATGGCCAACAGTCACGGGACCCTCCGGTGAAGATGCAAGGCTCCATCACCACACCTGGTAGTCTGGCACTGGCACAAGTTCAAGCCCAGGCTCAATCGCAGCAACCTGGTGGCCCTAAAGCCCCACAACCTGGTCCGGCCAGCACCCTCGTCACCACCACAACGACCACAACCACAGCAGCAAAGACCACCACCATAACAAGACCAACGCCCAGCAGCTTCAAGAAGGATGTGCCT CCCTCCATAAACACTACCAACATTGACACACTGCTTGTGGCCACTGACCAAACCGAAAGGATTGTAGagcctccagagaatgtccaggAGAAGATagcttttattttcaacaacCTGTCTCAGTCCAACATGACACAGAAG GTGGAGGAGTTGAAAGAGACTGTGAAGGATGAGTTTATGCCCTGGGTGTCTCAGTACCTTGTGATGAAGCGTGTCAGCATAGAGCCCAACTTCCACAGTCTGTACTCCAACTTTCTGGACACTCTCAAGAACCCAGAGTTTGTCAAGATGGTCCTCAATGAGACTTACAGGAACATCaag GTGCTCTTGACCTCGGACAAGGCAGCTGCCAATTTCTCTGATCGCTCCCTGCTGAAGAATCTGGGCCACTGGTTGGGGATGATTACACTGGCTAAAAACAAGCCTATCCTCTATACA gATCTGGAAGTCAAGTCTCTGCTTCTAGAAGCCTATGTGAAAGGCCAGCAGGAATTACTTTATGTGGTTCCCTTTGTGGCCAAGGTTTTGGAATCTAGTCTTCGGAGCATG GTTTTCAGGCCCCAGAATCCCTGGACTATGGCCATCATGAATGTCCTTGCTGAGCTTCATCAGGAACATGACCTCAAG cttaACTTAAAGTTTGAGATTGAAGTTCTGTGTAAGAACTTGTCTCTGGACATAAATGACCTGAAGCCAGGAAACCTCCTGAAGGACAAGGAGAAGCTGAAGAGTCTAGAGGAACAACTTTCTGCACCAAAGAAGGAGGCAAAACCCCCAGAAGAGTTGCTACCAGTCTCTACCACAG TTTTTTGTCCAACAGGAGACTTTGTCCCATTCGCAGCTCCTCCCTCAACCCCAGCTGCCACCACCACCGCCTGCACAACCACTGGGCCCCCAACCCCACAGTTCAGTTACCATGACATCAATGTGTATGCCTTGGCTGGCCTGGCTCCACACATCAATATAAATGTCAAT ATCCCTCTGCTACAGGCCCATCCTCAGTTGAAGCAGTGTGTACGGCAATCAGTAGAGCGAGCCGTCCAGGAGCTAGTGCATCCTGTGGTTGATCGCTCCATTAAAATTGCTATGACAACCTGTGAGCAGATCATCAGGAAGGACTTTGCCCTGGATTCAGAGGAGTCCCGCATGCGTGTCGCTGCCCATCATAtgatgagaaacctgaccgctGGCATGGCCATGATCACCTGCCGTGAGCCGCTGCTCATGAGCATCGCCACCAACCTGAAGAACAGTTTTGCTGCTGCTCTTAGG GCACCAACCCCACAACAAAGGGAAATGATGGAAGAGGCTGCTGCTCGGATTGCTCAAGACAACTGTGAATTAGCTTGTTGCTTCATTCAGAAAACAGCTGTGGAGAAGGCTGGTCCTGAAATGGACAAGAGACTGGCCACA GAGTTTGAGCTGAGGAAGCATGCACGTCAGGAGGGACGGCGTTATTGTGATCCTGTTGTTCTGACTTACCAAGCTGAACGTATGCCTGAGCAGATAAGACTCAAG GTAGGAGGAGTGGACCCGAAGCAACTGGCTGTATATGAGGAGTTTGCCAGAAATGTTCCCGGTTTCTTGCCCAGTAATGATCTCTCACAACCCACTGGCTTCCTGGCTCAGCCCATGAAG caacaGGCATGGGCCACAGATGATGTGGCTCAGATCTACGATAAGTGCATGGCAGACTTGGAGCAACATCTTCATGCCATTCCCCCTGCCCTTGCCATGAACCCCTTGACCCAGGCCCTGCGCAGCCTGCTGGAGGCTGTGGCTTTGGCACGTAACTCCAGGGACGGCATCGCTGCACTTGGCCTCCTGCAGAAG GCTGTGGAAGGTCTTCTTGATGCCACTAGTGGAGCTGATGCTGACTTGCTGCTTCGCTACAGAGAGTGCCACCTGCTGGTGCTCAAAGCCCTGCAGGATGGACGTGCCTATGGACCACAGTGGTGCAATAAGCAGATCACCAG GTGTCTGATAGAATGCCGTGATGAGTACAAATACAACGTAGAGGCTGTTGAGCTTCTGATCAGAAACCATCTTGTGAATATGCAGCAGTATGACTTGCACCTGGCACAG tcaATGGAAAATGGATTGCACTACATGGCAGTTGCATTCGCCATGCAGTTGGTGAAGCTGCTGCTTGTGGATGAACGCAGTGTCAGCCATGTCACAGAGGCCGACCTCTTTCACACCATTGAGACTTTGATGAGGACCTGTGCACACTCCAGAGCCAACGCACCCGAGGG GCTTCCCCAGCTCATGGATGTTGTTCGCTCCAACTATGAAGCCATGATTGACCGGGCCCACGGTGGACCCAACTTTATGATGCACTCTGGGATTTCACAGGCTTCAGAATACGACGATCCCCCAGGCCTGAGGGAGAAAGCAGAGTACCTCTTGAGGGAATGGGTGAACCTGTATCACTCAGCTGCTGCCGGCAGGGACAGTACCAAAGCATTCTCTGCCTTTGTTGGACAG ATGCACGGACAGGGGATCTTAAAGACAGATGATCTGATCACAAGGTTCTTCCGGCTGtgcacagaaatgtgtgtggaGATCAGCTATCGGGCACaagctgagcagcagcacaacCCAGCAGCCAGCGCAGCTATTATCAGAGCCAAGTGTTACCACAACCTGGATGCCTTTGTTAGGCTCATAGCCCTGCTGGTCAAACACTCTGGAGAGGCcaccaacacagtgacaaagaTCAACCTCCTCAACAAG GTGCTGGGTATCGTTGTTGGGGTGTTGATCCAGGACCATGATGTCCGTCAGACAGAATTCCAACAGCTGCCATACCACCGCATTTTCATCATGCTGCTGTTGGAGCTCAATGCTCCTGAACACGTCTTGGAGACCATCAACTTCCAGACACTCACTGCCTTCTG CAATACCTTCCACATCCTGAGACCCACCAAAGCACCTGGCTTTGTGTACGCCTGGCTGGAACTCATCTCCCATCGCATCTTCATTGCCAGGATGCTCGCGCACACACCACAGCAGAAG GGTTGGCCCATGTACGCACAGCTGCTGATTGATCTCTTCAAGTACCTGGCCCCTTTCCTGAGGAATGTAGAACTCAACAAACCTATGCAAATCCTCTACAAG GGTACACTGCGAGTGCTCCTGGTCCTGCTGCATGATTTCCCAGAGTTCCTGTGTGACTATCACTACGGCTTCTGTGATGTTATTCCACCCAACTGCATCCAGCTCCGCAACCTCATCCTCAGTGCCTTCCCACGCAACATGAGGCTCCCGGATCCGTTCACACCCAATCTCAAG GTGGACATGCTGAGTGAGATCAACATCGCTCCCCGTATCCTCACCAACTTCACAGGCGTCATGCCTTCGCAGTTCAAGAAGGACCTGGACTCGTATCTGAAGACACGATCACCAGTCACTTTCCTTTCAGAGCTGCGCAGCAACCTGCAG gTGTCCAATGAGCCGGGAAATCGCTACAACATCCAGCTGATCAATGCTCTCGTGCTGTACGTAGGCACACAGGCCATCGCTCACATCCACAACAAGGGCAGCACACCCTCCATGAGCACCATCACTCACTCTGCACACATGGACATCTTCCAGAACCTGGCCGTGGACCTGGACACTGAGG GGCGTTACCTGTTCTTGAACGCGATCGCAAATCAGCTGCGTTACCCCAACAGTCACACTCACTACTTCAGCTGCACCATGCTCTATCTGTTTGCTGAAGCCAACACAGAGGCCATCCAAGAGCAGATCACCAG GGTTCTGTTGGAGAGGCTGATTGTGAACAGGCCTCACCCATGGGGTCTCCTCATCACCTTCATCGAGCTGATCAAGAATCCTGCCTTCAAGTTCTGGAGCCACGACTTTGTGCACTGTGCCCCTGAGATTGAAAA GCTGTTCCAGTCTGTAGCTCAGTGCTGCATGGGACAGAAGCAGGCCCAGCAGGTGATGGAAGGCACCGGTGCCAGCTAG